One genomic segment of Nocardia spumae includes these proteins:
- a CDS encoding type I polyketide synthase, with protein MSNPDASNEERLSRYLRKVTADLRAARKRIGELEDRAAEPIAIVGMSCRYPGGADTPQRLWELVASGTDAVGPFPADRGWDLERLYDSDPDTPGTIYTREGGFLDAAGDFDAEFFTIPPSVAEAMDPQQRLFLEAVWEALEDAGIDPTALRGGDTGVYAGVIHQDYGPRVGSPGLSAEAEGHAYPGVSASVLAGRVSFTFGFKGPAISVDTACSSSLVALHLACQALRRGETSLALVGGVTVMSDPTLLIAFGRQRALSADARCRAFAAGANGTGFSEGLGMLAVERLSDARRLGHRVLAVIRGSAVNQDGASNRLTAPNGPSQEKVIAQALADAGLAPADVDAVEAHGTGTTLGDPIEAQALISAYGRDRAGEPLRIGSIKSNIGHTSAAAGVGGVIKMVQALRHEVLPATLHVDAPTPHVDWSAGTVRLLTEAESWAAGERIRRAGVSSFGASGTNAHVILEEAPAPDRAPAEPADDTAGGGSAVASGITPWLISAKTEDGLRAQAVALRNWVSENPDLTVDDIGYSLLTTRARLEWRGAVVGGDRDTLLAGLTALAEYDDSADVAAGHAVTRKAAFLCTGGGAQRVGMGRELYQAFPVFAAALDEICEQFDPLLGGSLKQLMFTGRLSDSDPADADASVLHRIEYTQPALFAYEVAFARLLESFGVTPDVLVGHSTGEPAAAYLAGVWSLADACRLVEARGRLMGQLPDGGAMLAVAATEREVSEALAGRADRVSVAAVNSPDAVVVSGDEDAVSAVERWFGERGRETSRLRISIASHSHRMDPMLAEFAAVARQMTYHRPRIPLVSNISGARAGDEVLEPEYWVRHIRETVQFARGVDTLVASGARRFLEIGPDAVLTAMTQQCLPTEIAAQSLVVAGARRGRGEVEQFAQCLAQAYAAGVDVDWREFFTARAVSRVPLPTYAFQRRRYWLAPSHGVAGVEAAGVGVIGHPMLDAVLPLAEGGIVLTGRLSPLSQPWLADHAIGGVVLLPGTGFVELALCAGAEAGSPVIEELTVQAPLVFPAAGGVRIQIVVEPEQESGRRTISIHSRGEHDHDGPWVAHARGLLSTGVDTAEPEPQAWPPAAATAVDIAHAILPGDYEMGPAFQAVRELWRRGEDVFAEIAVDAETGVSGTGFGIHPALLDAVIQSGLLAGAFDIPAGHVVLPFSWESVSLYATEASVLRARLTVNGSSASLWVTDEKGQPVLSGSVTSRPMPVEQLAAAGGGRAANSLLELVWSPAESATPAGDSVVGRWDRLDPEAPVPPLVVVEAGAGSHEHRGAGLIGATHAEVARILAVLQAWLADDRFAASTLLVATRGAVALSGEDVTDLAGAAVWGLVRSAQAEDPGRIVVADTDTRVDERLAATVLAVGEPQVVVRAGITHTARLIRPAASSGKVSEAPAFGTGTVLITGGTGGLGAAVARHVVVEHGVDSLLLVSRSGPEAEGAAALTAELERLGARVRVAARDVTDPDAVAGLLAGIPAQRPLTGVIHAAGVLDDGTIASLSADRVDAVLAPKADAAWYLHEATADLNLAAFVVFSSVSGTIGGPGQANYAAANTFLDALVAHRRARGLAGQSLAWGLWARSGAMTGGLGAADMARIGRDGFAAMPDEQAFAGWRAALERDAAHAVIAAVDTGAIRERADAGLLPPLLRELAPRRRPAASRRAAASSAVTPDLRQRQAVIDTVLHHLAAVLGHSGAAVVDPDRAFTEQGFDSLGAVELRNRLQTATGLSLPPAVAFQYPTPTALADHLHEKLGEKDREIQVRSIDAVFDELEAALGAGDWDDPEKRRIVTRLQSMTTGWTDRVNGGDSDSGGARTPSSRWRKLISRSGKAAR; from the coding sequence ATGAGCAACCCGGACGCCAGCAACGAGGAACGGCTCAGCCGGTATCTCCGCAAAGTCACCGCGGATCTGCGCGCCGCCAGGAAGCGCATCGGCGAGCTGGAAGATCGCGCCGCCGAACCGATCGCGATCGTCGGGATGAGCTGTCGCTACCCCGGCGGCGCCGACACCCCGCAGCGGCTGTGGGAACTGGTCGCCTCCGGTACCGACGCCGTCGGTCCCTTTCCGGCCGACCGCGGCTGGGACCTCGAGCGGCTGTACGACAGCGACCCCGACACGCCGGGGACCATCTACACCCGAGAGGGTGGATTCCTCGATGCCGCAGGCGATTTCGACGCGGAATTCTTCACGATCCCGCCCAGTGTGGCCGAGGCGATGGATCCGCAGCAGCGCCTGTTCCTCGAGGCGGTATGGGAGGCGCTCGAGGACGCCGGCATCGATCCGACGGCCCTGCGCGGCGGTGACACCGGTGTGTACGCCGGCGTCATCCACCAGGATTACGGCCCCCGCGTCGGCTCACCGGGGCTGAGCGCCGAGGCGGAAGGCCATGCCTACCCCGGTGTTTCGGCCAGTGTGCTGGCCGGCCGGGTGTCGTTCACCTTCGGTTTCAAAGGTCCGGCGATCTCGGTGGACACCGCGTGTTCGTCATCGCTGGTCGCCCTGCACCTGGCCTGTCAGGCATTGCGTCGGGGCGAGACCTCGCTGGCTCTGGTCGGCGGTGTCACCGTCATGTCCGACCCCACCCTGCTGATCGCCTTCGGTCGGCAGCGCGCACTGTCCGCCGATGCGCGGTGCCGGGCCTTCGCGGCGGGGGCGAACGGGACCGGATTCTCCGAGGGTCTCGGCATGCTCGCGGTCGAGCGGCTCTCGGACGCCCGTCGTCTCGGCCACCGGGTGCTCGCGGTGATCCGCGGCAGCGCGGTCAACCAGGACGGCGCCAGCAACCGGCTGACCGCGCCGAACGGTCCGTCGCAGGAGAAGGTGATCGCCCAGGCCCTCGCCGATGCCGGTCTGGCCCCGGCCGATGTCGACGCGGTCGAGGCGCACGGCACCGGCACCACCCTCGGCGATCCGATCGAAGCGCAGGCGCTGATCTCCGCCTACGGTCGCGATCGCGCCGGAGAGCCGCTGCGCATCGGTTCGATCAAATCGAATATCGGACATACCTCCGCCGCGGCCGGCGTCGGCGGCGTGATCAAGATGGTGCAGGCGTTGCGGCACGAAGTACTGCCCGCGACACTGCACGTCGATGCTCCGACCCCGCATGTCGACTGGTCGGCGGGCACGGTGCGGCTGCTCACCGAGGCCGAGTCCTGGGCGGCGGGGGAGCGGATCCGGCGTGCCGGGGTGTCGTCGTTCGGCGCCAGCGGCACCAACGCGCACGTCATCCTGGAGGAGGCCCCCGCGCCGGACCGGGCTCCCGCGGAGCCGGCGGACGACACCGCGGGCGGCGGCAGTGCGGTGGCCTCCGGTATCACCCCGTGGCTGATTTCGGCGAAGACCGAAGACGGCCTGCGCGCACAGGCCGTCGCACTGCGGAACTGGGTGAGCGAGAACCCCGACCTGACCGTCGACGATATCGGCTACTCGCTGCTGACGACGCGCGCCCGGCTGGAGTGGCGGGGCGCGGTGGTGGGCGGGGACCGGGACACGCTGCTCGCCGGACTCACGGCGCTGGCCGAATACGACGACTCCGCCGATGTGGCGGCGGGGCACGCGGTGACGCGCAAGGCGGCGTTCCTGTGCACCGGCGGCGGTGCGCAGCGGGTCGGTATGGGACGTGAGCTGTACCAGGCGTTCCCGGTGTTCGCCGCCGCGTTGGACGAGATCTGCGAGCAGTTCGATCCCCTGCTGGGCGGATCGCTGAAGCAGTTGATGTTCACCGGCCGGCTGTCCGACAGCGACCCTGCCGACGCCGATGCCAGTGTGCTGCATCGCATCGAGTACACCCAGCCCGCGCTGTTCGCGTACGAGGTCGCGTTCGCCCGGCTCCTGGAGTCGTTCGGCGTCACACCCGATGTCCTGGTGGGACATTCGACCGGCGAGCCGGCCGCCGCGTACCTGGCCGGGGTGTGGTCGCTGGCCGATGCGTGCCGGTTGGTCGAGGCCCGCGGCCGCCTCATGGGGCAATTGCCCGACGGCGGCGCGATGCTGGCCGTCGCGGCGACCGAGCGGGAGGTGTCGGAGGCGCTCGCCGGCCGGGCGGATCGAGTGTCCGTCGCCGCCGTGAATTCACCCGACGCCGTGGTGGTTTCCGGCGACGAGGACGCGGTGTCGGCGGTCGAGCGGTGGTTCGGCGAGCGCGGTCGCGAGACCTCGCGGTTGCGGATATCCATTGCCTCCCATTCCCACCGCATGGATCCGATGCTGGCCGAGTTCGCGGCGGTCGCGAGACAGATGACCTACCATCGCCCGCGGATTCCGCTGGTGTCGAACATCTCCGGTGCGAGGGCGGGCGATGAGGTGCTCGAGCCCGAGTACTGGGTGCGCCACATCCGGGAGACGGTCCAATTCGCCCGTGGCGTGGACACCCTGGTGGCGTCGGGTGCGCGCCGATTCCTGGAGATCGGCCCGGACGCGGTGCTGACGGCGATGACCCAGCAGTGCCTGCCCACGGAGATCGCCGCGCAGTCGCTGGTGGTCGCCGGGGCACGCCGAGGGCGCGGCGAGGTCGAGCAGTTCGCGCAGTGCCTGGCACAGGCGTACGCGGCCGGTGTCGACGTCGACTGGCGAGAGTTCTTCACCGCCCGCGCGGTCTCGCGAGTGCCGTTGCCCACCTACGCTTTCCAGCGCCGACGCTACTGGCTCGCCCCCTCGCACGGCGTCGCCGGTGTCGAAGCCGCCGGTGTGGGGGTGATCGGGCATCCCATGCTGGACGCGGTCCTGCCGCTGGCCGAGGGCGGGATCGTCCTGACCGGGCGGCTGTCGCCGCTGTCGCAGCCCTGGCTGGCCGACCATGCCATCGGCGGGGTCGTACTGTTGCCCGGCACCGGGTTCGTGGAGTTGGCGCTGTGCGCCGGCGCCGAAGCCGGAAGCCCGGTGATCGAGGAACTGACAGTGCAGGCGCCGCTGGTATTTCCGGCCGCCGGCGGGGTGCGGATTCAGATCGTGGTCGAGCCCGAGCAGGAGTCCGGGCGACGGACGATATCGATCCACTCCCGTGGCGAACACGATCACGACGGACCGTGGGTGGCGCATGCGCGCGGCCTGCTGAGCACTGGCGTCGATACGGCCGAGCCCGAACCGCAGGCATGGCCGCCCGCCGCGGCGACCGCCGTCGATATCGCCCACGCGATCCTGCCGGGCGATTACGAGATGGGCCCCGCCTTCCAGGCTGTACGGGAGCTGTGGCGCCGGGGCGAGGACGTTTTCGCCGAGATCGCGGTCGACGCGGAGACGGGCGTGAGCGGTACCGGATTCGGGATCCATCCGGCGCTGCTGGACGCGGTCATCCAGTCGGGACTACTGGCCGGCGCGTTCGACATCCCGGCGGGCCACGTGGTGTTGCCGTTCTCGTGGGAGTCGGTGTCGCTGTATGCCACCGAAGCGTCGGTCTTGCGTGCGCGGCTGACCGTGAACGGCTCGTCGGCGTCGCTGTGGGTCACCGACGAGAAGGGACAGCCGGTGTTGTCGGGGTCGGTGACGAGCCGGCCGATGCCGGTCGAGCAACTCGCCGCGGCCGGTGGCGGCCGGGCGGCGAATTCCCTGCTGGAACTCGTCTGGTCCCCGGCCGAATCCGCCACCCCGGCCGGGGATTCGGTCGTGGGCCGGTGGGATCGGCTGGATCCGGAAGCCCCGGTGCCTCCGCTGGTGGTGGTCGAGGCCGGGGCAGGATCGCACGAGCACCGCGGAGCCGGCCTGATCGGAGCCACCCACGCCGAGGTCGCACGGATTCTCGCGGTGCTGCAGGCGTGGCTGGCCGATGACCGGTTCGCCGCGAGTACCTTGCTGGTCGCCACACGTGGCGCGGTCGCGCTGTCCGGCGAGGATGTCACCGATCTGGCCGGCGCCGCGGTGTGGGGTCTGGTGCGGTCGGCGCAGGCGGAGGATCCGGGCCGGATCGTTGTGGCGGACACGGACACTCGCGTCGACGAGCGGCTCGCCGCCACCGTGCTGGCCGTGGGCGAACCCCAGGTGGTCGTGCGCGCCGGTATCACTCACACCGCTCGGCTCATCCGGCCCGCGGCATCGTCCGGAAAGGTGAGCGAGGCGCCCGCTTTCGGCACCGGGACGGTGCTGATCACCGGCGGCACGGGCGGTCTGGGCGCGGCCGTGGCCCGGCACGTGGTCGTCGAGCACGGTGTGGACTCGCTGCTGCTGGTCAGCCGTAGCGGCCCCGAGGCCGAAGGTGCGGCGGCACTGACCGCCGAGTTGGAGCGACTGGGCGCGCGGGTGCGGGTGGCGGCCCGCGATGTCACCGATCCCGACGCGGTGGCCGGACTGCTGGCCGGCATCCCGGCGCAGCGGCCGTTGACCGGCGTGATCCACGCCGCCGGAGTGCTCGACGACGGGACCATCGCATCGCTGTCCGCCGACCGGGTGGATGCGGTCCTGGCGCCGAAGGCCGACGCCGCCTGGTATCTGCACGAGGCGACCGCGGATCTGAATCTCGCCGCATTCGTGGTGTTCTCGTCGGTGTCGGGCACGATCGGCGGTCCCGGACAGGCCAACTACGCGGCCGCGAACACCTTCCTCGACGCCCTGGTGGCGCACCGCCGGGCACGCGGGCTGGCCGGTCAGTCACTGGCGTGGGGTCTGTGGGCACGTTCGGGCGCCATGACCGGAGGTCTCGGCGCGGCCGATATGGCCCGCATCGGTCGCGACGGCTTCGCCGCGATGCCGGATGAGCAGGCGTTCGCCGGTTGGCGCGCGGCCCTCGAACGAGATGCGGCGCACGCGGTGATCGCCGCGGTGGATACCGGCGCGATCCGCGAACGGGCCGACGCCGGACTGCTGCCCCCGCTGCTGCGAGAGCTGGCGCCGCGCCGACGCCCGGCGGCCTCGCGGCGTGCGGCGGCGAGTTCGGCGGTGACGCCGGATCTGCGGCAGCGGCAAGCTGTCATCGACACGGTGCTGCACCATCTGGCCGCCGTGCTCGGTCACTCCGGCGCCGCCGTCGTCGATCCCGATCGCGCGTTCACCGAGCAGGGGTTCGATTCCCTGGGCGCGGTGGAGTTGCGCAACCGGCTCCAGACCGCCACCGGTCTGTCGCTGCCGCCCGCGGTCGCCTTCCAATACCCCACTCCCACCGCGCTCGCCGACCATCTCCACGAAAAACTCGGTGAGAAAGACCGGGAAATCCAGGTGCGGTCGATCGATGCGGTATTCGACGAATTGGAAGCCGCGCTCGGGGCCGGGGATTGGGATGATCCGGAAAAGCGGCGAATCGTGACTCGGTTGCAATCCATGACGACCGGTTGGACGGATCGCGTGAATGGCGGTGACAGCGACAGCGGGGGCGCGCGGACACCGTCGAGCCGATGGCGGAAGCTCATTTCGCGATCCGGGAAGGCCGCACGATGA